From Gemmatimonadaceae bacterium, one genomic window encodes:
- a CDS encoding PDZ domain-containing protein — translation MSRFRFSLAAAACIAAAPAGAQTRMLRSPTVSATQIAFAYAQNIWVVNRAGGAARMLTSFQGQASDPFFSPDGKWIAFTANYGGNADVYVVPATGGQPKRLTWHPGNDDVTGWTPDGQRVVFSSGRATAAPTAALRFWTVSVDGGEATPMPMPRAYQGHISADGQYVAYRMNTSWDEERRNYRGGQNRPIWIVNLKTFELVSPPWTGSKDMEPAWIGHTVYFISDRDGVANIWSYDIESKALKQVTDFSDFDVKTLDTGDGVVVFEQAGYVHELDPKSGKQHIVDITATGNFPWMMPHWVDVSGRVVNMAISPMGKRAVVQARGEIFTIPAEYGDVRDLTNTSGAAEQNPVWSPDGKSIAYFSDQSGEFQLVIRDQEGLKAPRFISLPHPTYYFTPQWSPDGKYISYTDTNLHLWVLDVATGQAKEVGDDPWMVPTRTMNPVWSPDAKWVAYVAHLNSLFHAVFVYNVETGQTRQVTDGLADAVSPAWDASGKYLWFLASTDFGLKSEWLDMSSYDHIENFGLYFAVLNKKDATPLTPRSDDETGRPAEPENGGRAGRMGGAGRAGEMGGDAERASAAPRAPVNVQIDFDGLQGRIVSVPDVPVAQYSDLKAGAPGTVYYIRAGAAGGGRGRGGEAATGGPELMRYRLSDRREAPFVSGVADYDVSQDGHKLLYRTGGGIGGRGAGAEPPAAALFIVDADRTPPQANQGRLKVALRMYLDPKAEFKQIFHADWRQQRDFLYVPNMQGADWPRMELMYGALLPYVNHRADLNYLMDMMGSEIAIGHSFVRGGDMPEVPRTTTGVLGADFKVENGRYRITRIYDNESWNPDLRAPLAEPGLNVHVGDYVLAVNGQNLVGTDNIYRLLDGTADKQTVLSVSAQPGPEGARDITVIPVANDEPLRSRAWVEDNRRIVDSLSHGKLAYVYLPSTAQPGYTYFNRYYFSQQDKQGAIIDERYNSGGSAADYIIDVLQRAFDGYFNNVAGTRMPFTSPEAGIWGPKVMIINEMAGSGGDLMPWMFKARKVGTLVGMRTWGGLVHTADTPPFIDGGSAIAPRGGFFGTDHKWHVENEGTSPDVQVEDWPKDMIAGHDMQLETAVQVALKQLAEHPVHRDSVEPPSPTWGKRIKPLPPLKNGGGSN, via the coding sequence ATGTCCCGATTCCGCTTCTCCCTCGCCGCGGCCGCGTGCATCGCCGCCGCGCCCGCCGGTGCGCAGACGCGCATGCTCCGCTCGCCCACGGTGAGCGCCACGCAGATCGCATTCGCCTATGCCCAGAACATCTGGGTCGTGAACCGCGCCGGCGGCGCCGCGCGCATGCTCACGTCCTTCCAGGGCCAGGCCTCGGATCCGTTCTTCTCACCCGACGGCAAGTGGATCGCGTTCACCGCTAACTACGGCGGCAACGCCGACGTGTACGTCGTGCCGGCCACGGGCGGACAACCGAAGCGGCTCACCTGGCATCCGGGCAACGACGACGTGACGGGGTGGACGCCCGACGGACAGCGCGTCGTGTTCTCGTCGGGGCGGGCTACCGCGGCCCCCACCGCGGCGCTGCGGTTCTGGACCGTCTCCGTGGACGGCGGCGAGGCCACGCCGATGCCGATGCCGCGCGCCTACCAGGGCCACATCTCGGCCGACGGCCAGTACGTGGCCTACCGGATGAACACCTCGTGGGACGAGGAGCGCCGCAACTACCGCGGCGGGCAGAACCGCCCGATCTGGATCGTCAACCTCAAGACGTTCGAGCTCGTGTCGCCGCCCTGGACGGGTTCCAAGGACATGGAGCCGGCGTGGATCGGCCACACGGTGTACTTCATCTCCGACCGCGACGGCGTGGCCAACATCTGGTCGTACGACATCGAGAGCAAGGCGCTCAAGCAGGTCACCGACTTCTCCGACTTCGACGTCAAGACGCTCGACACGGGCGACGGCGTGGTGGTGTTCGAGCAGGCCGGCTACGTGCATGAACTCGATCCGAAGTCGGGCAAACAGCACATCGTGGACATCACGGCCACCGGCAACTTCCCCTGGATGATGCCGCACTGGGTGGATGTCTCGGGCCGCGTGGTCAACATGGCCATCTCGCCCATGGGCAAACGCGCCGTGGTCCAGGCGCGCGGCGAGATCTTCACGATTCCCGCCGAGTACGGCGACGTGCGCGACCTCACGAACACCAGCGGAGCCGCCGAGCAGAATCCTGTGTGGTCGCCCGACGGCAAGTCGATCGCCTATTTCAGCGACCAGTCCGGCGAGTTCCAGCTGGTGATCCGCGACCAGGAGGGGCTCAAGGCGCCGCGGTTCATCAGCCTGCCGCACCCCACGTACTACTTCACGCCGCAGTGGTCCCCCGACGGCAAGTACATCTCGTACACCGACACGAACCTGCACCTGTGGGTGCTGGACGTGGCCACCGGGCAGGCCAAGGAAGTGGGCGACGATCCGTGGATGGTGCCCACGCGCACCATGAATCCGGTGTGGAGCCCCGACGCCAAGTGGGTGGCCTACGTGGCGCACCTGAACTCGCTGTTCCACGCCGTCTTCGTGTACAACGTGGAGACCGGACAGACCCGGCAGGTCACCGATGGACTGGCCGACGCCGTGTCGCCGGCCTGGGACGCGAGCGGCAAGTACCTGTGGTTCCTGGCGTCCACCGACTTCGGGCTCAAGTCGGAGTGGCTCGACATGTCGAGCTACGATCACATCGAGAACTTCGGGCTCTACTTCGCGGTCCTGAACAAGAAGGACGCCACGCCGCTCACGCCGCGCAGCGACGACGAGACGGGGCGGCCGGCGGAGCCGGAGAACGGCGGCCGGGCCGGCCGAATGGGCGGCGCCGGTCGCGCCGGCGAGATGGGTGGTGACGCCGAGCGCGCGAGCGCGGCGCCACGCGCGCCGGTGAACGTGCAGATCGACTTCGACGGGCTGCAGGGGCGCATCGTCTCGGTGCCGGACGTCCCGGTGGCGCAGTACTCGGATCTCAAGGCCGGCGCCCCGGGCACGGTGTACTACATCCGGGCCGGCGCGGCCGGCGGCGGGCGGGGACGCGGTGGGGAGGCCGCCACCGGCGGCCCCGAACTCATGCGCTACCGCCTGAGCGATCGCCGCGAGGCGCCGTTCGTATCGGGCGTGGCCGACTACGACGTGAGCCAGGACGGCCACAAGCTGCTCTACCGCACCGGCGGAGGCATCGGCGGTCGTGGCGCGGGCGCCGAGCCGCCGGCAGCGGCGCTGTTCATCGTGGACGCCGATCGCACGCCGCCGCAGGCCAATCAGGGGCGCCTCAAGGTGGCGCTCCGGATGTACCTCGATCCCAAGGCGGAATTCAAGCAGATCTTCCACGCCGACTGGCGCCAGCAGCGCGACTTCCTGTACGTGCCCAACATGCAGGGCGCCGACTGGCCGCGCATGGAGCTCATGTACGGCGCGCTGCTGCCGTATGTGAACCATCGCGCGGATCTCAACTACCTCATGGACATGATGGGCTCCGAGATCGCGATCGGGCATTCGTTCGTGCGCGGCGGCGACATGCCGGAGGTTCCGCGCACCACGACGGGCGTGTTGGGCGCCGACTTCAAGGTGGAGAACGGGCGCTATCGCATCACGCGGATCTACGACAACGAGAGTTGGAACCCGGACCTCCGCGCGCCGCTGGCGGAGCCGGGCCTCAACGTGCACGTGGGCGACTACGTCCTGGCGGTGAACGGCCAGAACCTGGTGGGCACGGACAACATCTACCGGCTGCTCGACGGCACGGCCGACAAGCAGACCGTGCTGTCGGTGAGCGCCCAGCCCGGTCCCGAGGGCGCGCGCGACATCACGGTGATCCCGGTGGCCAACGACGAGCCGCTCCGCAGCCGCGCCTGGGTGGAGGACAACCGGCGCATCGTCGACTCGCTGTCGCACGGCAAGCTGGCCTACGTGTATCTGCCGAGCACGGCCCAGCCGGGCTACACGTACTTCAACCGCTACTACTTCTCGCAGCAGGACAAGCAAGGCGCGATCATCGACGAGCGGTACAACAGCGGCGGATCGGCCGCGGACTACATCATCGACGTCCTCCAGCGCGCGTTCGACGGGTACTTCAACAACGTGGCCGGCACACGCATGCCGTTCACCAGCCCCGAGGCGGGGATCTGGGGCCCCAAGGTGATGATCATCAACGAAATGGCCGGCTCGGGCGGCGACCTCATGCCGTGGATGTTCAAGGCCCGCAAGGTGGGCACGCTGGTCGGCATGCGCACATGGGGCGGGCTGGTGCATACGGCCGACACGCCGCCCTTCATCGACGGCGGATCGGCCATCGCGCCGCGCGGCGGGTTCTTCGGCACCGACCACAAGTGGCACGTGGAGAACGAGGGCACCTCGCCCGACGTCCAGGTGGAGGATTGGCCCAAGGACATGATCGCCGGCCACGACATGCAGCTCGAGACCGCCGTGCAGGTGGCCCTCAAGCAGCTGGCCGAGCATCCGGTGCACCGCGATTCCGTGGAACCGCCCTCTCCCACGTGGGGCAAGCGGATCAAGCCGCTGCCGCCGCTCAAGAACGGGGGCGGCAGCAACTGA